A genomic region of Scomber japonicus isolate fScoJap1 chromosome 5, fScoJap1.pri, whole genome shotgun sequence contains the following coding sequences:
- the hbp1 gene encoding HMG box-containing protein 1: protein MDESFDPLKCNEDLPSSPGCHMDYDDMPELQEVEEDQRSPGLFQVGAGVSHQELSCSPSTNWLAELANIATSPQSPLLKDAPHKRSSPVHIFGNSNSLHSYARPPLASSAPNPSRGHLRERRRVRASSESESGVFSMSSSFSDDEDMAWSHTWPSTAWHCFLKGTRLRFHRGPNVEWQEADELGDSDDDSDDETMMPSSSSLKRFGAEGLKLVSHEETVSFSQAVLKLTFDPGSPDDGLLTAECRLDHPFFVRNKGWASFYPSLTVVHHGIPCYEMQLGDVCLPPNHPDAINCDDSVVFDTFRSYDFTPLDSSAVYVLSSMARQRRTSLSSSGAVSPDCDKLERSSSPQSSSSKSNRGHASGTASSATPTKCKRPMNAFMLFAKKYRVEYTQMYPGKDNRAISVILGDKWKKMKSEERRMYTMEAKALAEEQKRLNPDCWKRKRTNSGSQQT from the exons ATGGATGAATCCTTTGATCCACTTAAGTGTAACGAGGACCTGCCCTCCTCACCTGGATGCCACATGGATTATG ATGACATGCCAGAGCTgcaagaggtggaggaggaccAGAGGTCTCCAGGATTGTTTCAGGTTGGAGCAGGAGTGTCTCACCAGGAGCTCAGCTGCTCCCCCAGCACCAACTGGCTTGCTGAGCTGGCTAATATTGCCACCAGTCCTCAGAGCCCACTGCTGAAAGATGCCCCACATAAGAG atCTTCTCCGGTCCACATCTTTGGCAACAGTAATAGTTTACATTCCTATGCCCGGCCCCCATTAGCCAGTAGCGCACCCAACCCCTCCAGAGGCCACCTCAGGGAGCGTAGGCGTGTCAGG GCCAGCAGTGAATCAGAGTCTGGAGTTTTCTCGAtgtcttcatcattttctgatgaTGAAGACATGGCCTGGTCTCACACTTGGCCCTCCACTGCCTGGCATTGTTTCCTTAAAG GAACTCGCCTGCGTTTTCATCGGGGTCCTAATGTGGAGTGGCAGGAAGCGGATGAACTTGGGGATTCTGATGACGACTCAGATGATGAGACTATGATgccatcttcctcctctctcaag AGATTTGGTGCAGAGGGGCTTAAATTGGTGAGTCACGAAGAAACCGTATCTTTTAGCCAGGCAGTTCTTaaactgacctttgacccaggCTCACCTGATGACGGCCTTTTGACAGCTGAATGCCGATTGGATCACCCATTTTTTGTCAGaaataaag GGTGGGCCTCCTTTTATCCGAGCCTTACTGTGGTGCACCATGGGATCCCTTGCTATGAGATGCAACTGGGCGACGTGTGCCTGCCACCAAACCACCCAGATGCCATTAACTGTGATGACTCTGTCGTCTTTGATACTTTCAGAAG TTATGACTTCACCCCACTAGATTCCTCAGCAGTGTATGTTCTCAGCAGCATGGCTCGTCAGCGCAGAACTTCCCTGTCCAGCAGTGGTGCTGTCAGTCCAGACTGTGATAAACTTGAGCGCTCCAGCTCCCCACAATCCTCCAGTAGCAAATCAAACAGGGGCCACGCCTCAGGGACAGCCAGTAGTGCCACACCTACAAAATGCAAGCGGCCAATGAATGCCTTCATGCTCTTTGCCAAGAAGTACAGAGTGGAGTACACACAGATGTATCCTGGGAAGGACAACAG AGCCATTAGTGTCATCCTGGGTGACAAgtggaagaagatgaagagtgaggagaggaggatgtaCACCATGGAGGCCAAGGCTCTGGCTGAGGAGCAGAAACGGCTTAATCCAGACTGCTGGAAACGCAAAAGAACCAACTCA GGCTCTCAGCAGACCTAG
- the LOC128359199 gene encoding cAMP-dependent protein kinase type II-beta regulatory subunit-like isoform X4, whose amino-acid sequence MSIEIPEGLTELLQSFTVEVLRNQPRDLLEFALQYFTQLKDSETKEASFGNDQNSAPRPGKAVNFIDEAMQIDSDAFAAPVINRFIRRASVCAEAFNPDEDDDEDKEPWVTHPKTDEQRQRLQEACRDILLFKNLDPEEMSQVLDAIFEKFCTEGEHIIDQDDDGDNFYVIESGTYNIFVMVDGAEKLVGSYDNRGSFGELALMYNTPRAATIIATSPGALWCLDRLTFRRIIVKNNAKKRRLYEAFIETLPLLTSLELSERMKVVDVISTRVYTDSQQIIAQGDLADCFYIVESGQVRINMKRSRTKKDQEEEEMEIATCSRGQYFGELALVTNKPRAASAYAVGSVKCLVMDVKAFERLLGPCMDIMKRNIANYEEQLVALFGSSTEIEQQSA is encoded by the exons ATGAGTATAGAAATTCCTGAAGGACTGACGGAGCTGTTACAGAGCTTTACCGTGGAAGTGTTGAGGAATCAGCCCAGGGATCTGCTCGAGTTTGCATTACAGTACTTCACCCAGCTGAAGGACAGTGAGACCAAAGAGGCCTCATTTGGCAATGACCAAAATTCGGCCCCAAGACCTGGAAAAGCGGTCAATTTCATTGACGAAGCCATGCAGATCGATTCTG atgcTTTTGCAGCCCCGGTTATAAACAGATTCATCAGAAGAGCATCAG TGTGTGCTGAAGCGTTCAAtcctgatgaagatgatgatgaggataaAGAGCCATGG GTCACCCACCCAAAAACAGatgagcagagacagagactaCAGGAAGCATGTAGGGACATTCTCCTCTTCAAGAATTTGGATCCG GAGGAGATGTCTCAGGTGCTGGATGCCATTTTTGAGAAGTTCTGCACAGAAGGGGAGCACATCATTGATCAAGATGATGATGGGGACAACTTCTATGTTATTGAAAG tgggaCGTATAACATTTTTGTAATGGTTGATGGTGCGGAGAAGCTGGTAGGCAGCTATGACAACCGAGGCAGCTTCGGAGAATTGGCGTTGATGTACAACACCCCCAGAGCAGCCACAATAATTGCCACCTCACCTGGAGCCCTTTGGTGCCTA GATCGTCTTACATTCAGGAGGATCATAGTGAAAAACAATGCCAAGAAGAGAAGGCTGTATGAGGCATTCATTGAAACGCTACCGCTGCTTACGTCATTAGAG CTCTCAGAGAGGATGAAGGTAGTAGATGTCATATCTACCAGGGTGTACACTGATTCACAGCAGATTATTGCTCAG GGGGATCTGGCTGATTGCTTCTACATCGTTGAGTCTGGCCAAGTTAGAATCAACATGAAAAGAAGCAGG ACGAAAAAAgaccaggaggaagaggagatggaaaTCGCAACATGCTCCAGGGGCCAGTATTTTGGAGAATTGGCACTTGTCACAAACAAGCCAAGAGCTGCATCAGCCTATGCTGTGGGAAGCGTCAAATGCTTGG TCATGGACGTTAAAGCCTTTGAGAGATTGCTGGGCCCATGCATGGACATCATGAAGAGAAACATTGCTAACTATGAGGAGCAACTAGTGGCCCTGTTTGGAAGTAGCACTGAGATTGAGCAACAAAGTGCATGA
- the LOC128359199 gene encoding cAMP-dependent protein kinase type II-beta regulatory subunit-like isoform X3 — MSIEIPEGLTELLQSFTVEVLRNQPRDLLEFALQYFTQLKDSETKEASFGNDQNSAPRPGKAVNFIDEAMQIDSENGEEEDDDDEEFVAPVINRFIRRASVCAEAFNPDEDDDEDKEPWVTHPKTDEQRQRLQEACRDILLFKNLDPEEMSQVLDAIFEKFCTEGEHIIDQDDDGDNFYVIESGTYNIFVMVDGAEKLVGSYDNRGSFGELALMYNTPRAATIIATSPGALWCLDRLTFRRIIVKNNAKKRRLYEAFIETLPLLTSLELSERMKVVDVISTRVYTDSQQIIAQGDLADCFYIVESGQVRINMKRSRTKKDQEEEEMEIATCSRGQYFGELALVTNKPRAASAYAVGSVKCLVMDVKAFERLLGPCMDIMKRNIANYEEQLVALFGSSTEIEQQSA; from the exons ATGAGTATAGAAATTCCTGAAGGACTGACGGAGCTGTTACAGAGCTTTACCGTGGAAGTGTTGAGGAATCAGCCCAGGGATCTGCTCGAGTTTGCATTACAGTACTTCACCCAGCTGAAGGACAGTGAGACCAAAGAGGCCTCATTTGGCAATGACCAAAATTCGGCCCCAAGACCTGGAAAAGCGGTCAATTTCATTGACGAAGCCATGCAGATCGATTCTGAAaacggagaggaggaggacgacgatGACGAGGAATTCGTAG CCCCGGTTATAAACAGATTCATCAGAAGAGCATCAG TGTGTGCTGAAGCGTTCAAtcctgatgaagatgatgatgaggataaAGAGCCATGG GTCACCCACCCAAAAACAGatgagcagagacagagactaCAGGAAGCATGTAGGGACATTCTCCTCTTCAAGAATTTGGATCCG GAGGAGATGTCTCAGGTGCTGGATGCCATTTTTGAGAAGTTCTGCACAGAAGGGGAGCACATCATTGATCAAGATGATGATGGGGACAACTTCTATGTTATTGAAAG tgggaCGTATAACATTTTTGTAATGGTTGATGGTGCGGAGAAGCTGGTAGGCAGCTATGACAACCGAGGCAGCTTCGGAGAATTGGCGTTGATGTACAACACCCCCAGAGCAGCCACAATAATTGCCACCTCACCTGGAGCCCTTTGGTGCCTA GATCGTCTTACATTCAGGAGGATCATAGTGAAAAACAATGCCAAGAAGAGAAGGCTGTATGAGGCATTCATTGAAACGCTACCGCTGCTTACGTCATTAGAG CTCTCAGAGAGGATGAAGGTAGTAGATGTCATATCTACCAGGGTGTACACTGATTCACAGCAGATTATTGCTCAG GGGGATCTGGCTGATTGCTTCTACATCGTTGAGTCTGGCCAAGTTAGAATCAACATGAAAAGAAGCAGG ACGAAAAAAgaccaggaggaagaggagatggaaaTCGCAACATGCTCCAGGGGCCAGTATTTTGGAGAATTGGCACTTGTCACAAACAAGCCAAGAGCTGCATCAGCCTATGCTGTGGGAAGCGTCAAATGCTTGG TCATGGACGTTAAAGCCTTTGAGAGATTGCTGGGCCCATGCATGGACATCATGAAGAGAAACATTGCTAACTATGAGGAGCAACTAGTGGCCCTGTTTGGAAGTAGCACTGAGATTGAGCAACAAAGTGCATGA